GAGAGCATGCTGCTCTGGACTCTGCACGAGCCCGGCACCATCGCCCTGACCGCCATGTACTGTCTGTCTTTCCTCCTGGGGTTCGTGGGGAATTTGATGTCCCTGCGCGTCCTCACCACCAGGCGGAGCCGGCGGCTGGCCGGCGTGAGCGCCACGCGCAACCTCCTGGTGAACTTGGCCGTGTGTGACCTGGCggtggtgtgcgtgtgcatgcccATCACCCTGGGCAGCCAGATCTACAGCGCCTGGGTCTACGGCGACCTCCTCTGTCGAGCGGTGCCCTTCACGCAGGCCGTCTCCGTCTCGGCCAGCGTGTTGACGCTGACCGTGATCAGCGTCAACCGCTACTACAGCGTTCGGTCGCCGCTGCGCGCCCGCTCCATGTTCACCCGCCGCCGCATCTTGGCGACCGTGGCCGTGGTGTGGGCGGTGTCTTCGGTCATGTGCGCCCCTATCGCGGTGATGAACCGGCGCCGCAGGATCAGCTTCGGGACGTTTGCCATCCTGGTCTGCGAGGAGAAGTGGCCTCAGCACCGCCTGAAACAGGGGTAGGTTAGCTGCACGATTGGGTCCACCATCCAATCTCACCGGGTTCCAGGTGGTTTTGTCCGAGCGCAACGAGCCGTTGGGGGACGTCGGGCCGCGGTTGAGGTTTAGTCCGTCACCATTCGTTGGTTTTAATCGTGTCCAACTCCGTTTTGCAGCAATTGGCTCGGGTCACAGGTCGGTTTGATGACTCACGCTGCACAAAATGATTCAATCAACATGAGCTCGGGTCTCGGGCGCCATTCGTCTGCATGTCGGCATACTGCCCGTGCTGCAGGGAAAATGTGCAAAGTTTGCCTTTgatctccccctccccctcctcttgaTCTAACAACAggtgagggaggtgtgtgtgtgtgtgtgtgcgcgtgtgtgtagcCGACACAGGCCCCCACCGCGCTACACGTTAAGCCCGTCCACTTTTTAGCGGCCCAATCGAATGCAAAGGACGTGATTTTAAATCCCCTTTCCAACCGTAACCACTCAACTACTCACTGGGAATTACTGCGCCGTGCAGCAGCTAAATAAACTAAAGGAGCTTTGACTCCCGTTTCCCCGGGACTTTaatgaccaactaagccacaggaACTGGAAGACGTCGTCGGTGAGACGCTCTCTGATTGGCGGGTCCACCCAGTGAGTCACAGATCAGTGAGAGAATAAAATATGACATTGACTGTTAAACTTTAGTGTGCAATGGTGCAGCTTTCTTTCAGACATATTTTCAAGTGACGCCTTGAAAGTTAAATGATCTGGAGCATCTCTCTCTGATGTGTTAGGGTTAGGGCTAACTGGAGCTCATACGAACAGGTGGCCCAGCGGTTTTGTGAGTCCGGTGCCTTTAGATTCTCACTTAGGGACCAACTTGCCCTTCAAACCTCTTCAGCTCCATTTCATCTGCAAAACTCAGGGTCGAGAGACTTTCAGTTGTGGTCTTGTCGAAAACGAGTGACTCAGAATGACTTCCATTATGTTCACTACTCTTTGCTTCATATGCCATTATGGCTTCCTTGTTTTCCAATTGCTTTGTGACTGTGTGCTGCAATCGGTTCAAATAGGATTGATTATCTAGTTACCATCAAACATAATTCTGTGAGTTCAGTGATAACAATGTTGTCCCATCAATCTTTGTATCTAAGGAGCAAAGGTATCGTTTTTTTATGCGGCGATCGATGATAAATTGAGCGTGTGATAGAAATATACTCCACTCGACAGGCAAAGGGATTTTCCAGCATgagaaattatatattttttaaccatAACAGTTTATTGTGATGAATAAATGGTTTAATTAAATCAGAAACTCAATTAGAATTGTTTTTCCTGCCACAGATACAACGTGCTGCTCTTCGTGATGCTCTACTGCCTGCCGGTGACCTTTAACCTCACCATCGGCTTCTTGACCGGCAGGCggctgtggggagggaggaaatCCACCTTCGCCGACCTCGACCCCCGCAGCGAAGCTCTGCACGCCTCGCGCCTCAAGACGCGCCAGAAGATCGCCAAGATGGTGGTGTGCCTGGTGCTGCTGTTCGCGGCGTCCTGGCTGCCGCTCTACCTGGTCGACCTCTGGATCGACTGCGAGCAGCGCCCACCGTCCTGGCTCCTGCAGACGCGCCCCTTCGCCCAGTGGCTGGGCCTCACCAACTCCAGCCTCAACCCCATCTGCTACTGCTTCATCGGGGACCTGTACCGCTCGGCCAAGGTCATACGCACGCGCTACTACCAGAAGGTCGCCGCTCTGTTCGGCAccgcctccttctccagctcggcCGCCGCGGCCTCCCCCGGCTCGGTGATCACGGACGCCGGGCTGACGCCGTCGGCGTCCTTGGCCGCCATCCCCAGGCTGTTGAGGTTGGCTCGAGGCCAGCGGCTGGGGCagaaggcggcggcggcggcggcggacgaCGGCTCGGACGGCCCGGCGGGCTCCCAGCACAGCATCTCAGACTGGTGCCGCTCCAGTCCCAGCGCGTGTGACGGCTCGCCGTTGCCCTGCCAGCTGCACGCGCCCCGGCACGCCGCGCCAAGCGCGCACCTCCCGCCCACCAGGAGACACTCGGCGAATGAGGGCGCGGGGTCGCTACCTTTGCGAGTGGCGTCGTTGGAAGTAGACGTGCTGCCGTTGAGGAGGCACTCGGGGGGAAGAATTTACGGTCGGTCAGCCGACGACAGAGGCGGCGTCGGCGCGGGCGGGGACGCCCTTTGTTACGCCGGACGGCGCGGAGGCACAACGTCACAGGCCTACTTCCTGGTGGGGGACGGGGAGAACGAGACCACCGAGGTGACCAGCCTGTGAGGTTCGTGTTGAAGATAAACTGACCTGGTCTCTGCACAATGAAGTTCCGGGATCGACGTTTGCACGGATGAGTTCACGTTTCCGTGATTGAGCGAAGCCTGCAGGGACAgagctggggggggaggaggggggagggggggtcattaGGCCCCGGGTGAGAGAAATGGTCGCTGCTCGAGGCGGTGCACCGTTACATGCGAGTCATATCATGAGTAACTGAGCTGCTGGTCAAAGTGGTGCTTGGGAAATAACCCGGCAGCAAGTGTTCATGTTCTCTCGCATTGCTTCGCTAATGTAGAGCTGCCGTATGAGGTCTCCACGGGACGAGATCACAACAATGTCTGCAGTCTGGGAAAGATAAGCACTCGTCCTTGTGTGCAGCCGCACAGCTGATTTGCAGGAAAAATGAGGCgaactgcaaaaaaaacctcccacACGTACATTAAATGGTGTTTAATTTGCACATAATAACTGCGATATTCTATTTCGATGTGAAATAACTCGGATGGTTTTGGATGTTTGAAGATTCGGCCGAAACAAGCAGGTTTTCTTCATTCAGAGGGAATTTTAAAGGGCGAAAAAACGAAcaaaacatttgttgttttgttgttttcaactgTGGTCGTGACTTTTCTGATGCCGGATTTGTAATTTATGGTCTCAGGGCACAGAATGattgctttgttttcacctcATCATTCACGGTGTCATTGCTTGATGGGtattatctgttttttttggggccGACTCATCAGTAGTGACAGGAATCCATCTTGTCATTATCGTTCTCAGACAGCAGCGGGAAAGTTGTTCAGTGGCGCGAGAAGCAAAACAAGATTTCAGAGTCAAGAATGCAAATGAAAATGAGCGGATATTTTGCAGGGGAAATAACTGGAATGTGCTATTTTTCGTGTTTTCGCAGCAGGCGTTGATCTCCTTCACACTTGGGTTGTTTGCAATATGCCGCCTCGTCTCTAG
The sequence above is a segment of the Gasterosteus aculeatus chromosome 9, fGasAcu3.hap1.1, whole genome shotgun sequence genome. Coding sequences within it:
- the LOC120825786 gene encoding neuropeptide Y receptor type 2-like; amino-acid sequence: MDPSRDRPSSFSPLLQPDGFQERLNHTYTLRSSMMLPAPFSSPPASLPHPLPSLLPSSVISSPLFSTASATRQPPGSAFPASPSTFFAGDLADLESMLLWTLHEPGTIALTAMYCLSFLLGFVGNLMSLRVLTTRRSRRLAGVSATRNLLVNLAVCDLAVVCVCMPITLGSQIYSAWVYGDLLCRAVPFTQAVSVSASVLTLTVISVNRYYSVRSPLRARSMFTRRRILATVAVVWAVSSVMCAPIAVMNRRRRISFGTFAILVCEEKWPQHRLKQGYNVLLFVMLYCLPVTFNLTIGFLTGRRLWGGRKSTFADLDPRSEALHASRLKTRQKIAKMVVCLVLLFAASWLPLYLVDLWIDCEQRPPSWLLQTRPFAQWLGLTNSSLNPICYCFIGDLYRSAKVIRTRYYQKVAALFGTASFSSSAAAASPGSVITDAGLTPSASLAAIPRLLRLARGQRLGQKAAAAAADDGSDGPAGSQHSISDWCRSSPSACDGSPLPCQLHAPRHAAPSAHLPPTRRHSANEGAGSLPLRVASLEVDVLPLRRHSGGRIYGRSADDRGGVGAGGDALCYAGRRGGTTSQAYFLVGDGENETTEVTSL